The Methanomethylovorans hollandica DSM 15978 genome includes a region encoding these proteins:
- a CDS encoding DUF4349 domain-containing protein, whose translation MKINYQLLVVVLLLIGTSVAGCISQTSTDSSSQAPQVTVYPASENSAAYEYTSDETFAGAGTSEIYLSERKTITNVDISMEADNAFRTVDEITVMATAAGGYVSGSSVYDPYYSDTSRQEGYITVRIPAENYTAFVRDVEKLGEVNSKSITGTDVTEEYIDMEARLNNLLKQEKRLTEILNISTTVEEVLSVEKELERVRGEIDSLTGRLQYLNNIIDFATINIRVTEPTPITHSWGMRDALSSSVQGFVSTVRAMVILVGYLLPILIVLSTLVAILLVIRRRKQ comes from the coding sequence ATGAAAATAAACTATCAACTACTGGTTGTAGTATTGCTCCTTATAGGAACAAGTGTTGCAGGCTGTATATCTCAAACGAGTACAGACTCATCATCTCAAGCCCCTCAAGTCACCGTATATCCTGCTTCTGAGAACAGTGCAGCATATGAATATACGAGTGATGAGACGTTCGCGGGAGCTGGCACTTCTGAAATTTACCTTTCTGAAAGAAAGACTATCACAAACGTGGATATATCGATGGAAGCAGACAATGCTTTCAGGACTGTGGATGAGATCACAGTAATGGCAACTGCTGCAGGTGGTTATGTTTCAGGTTCATCTGTTTATGATCCATACTACAGTGATACCTCCCGCCAGGAAGGTTATATCACTGTACGGATACCTGCTGAAAATTATACTGCTTTCGTGAGAGATGTTGAAAAACTGGGTGAAGTTAACTCTAAAAGCATAACAGGTACTGACGTTACAGAGGAATACATAGACATGGAAGCCAGGCTCAATAACCTGCTAAAGCAGGAAAAACGCCTGACAGAGATCCTCAATATATCCACTACCGTCGAAGAAGTGCTTAGTGTGGAAAAAGAACTAGAGAGGGTACGCGGAGAAATAGATAGCCTTACTGGAAGGTTGCAGTATCTGAACAACATAATAGATTTTGCCACGATCAATATCAGAGTAACAGAACCAACACCTATCACACATTCATGGGGTATGAGGGATGCTCTTTCCAGTTCAGTGCAGGGTTTTGTGTCAACTGTCAGAGCCATGGTAATTCTGGTCGGATATCTGCTCCCAATTCTAATAGTGCTTTCGACCCTTGTAGCTATCCTGTTGGTGATAAGGCGCAGGAAACAATAA
- a CDS encoding anaerobic ribonucleoside-triphosphate reductase activating protein, whose amino-acid sequence MNANYGSYIPISTVDWHGKAAVALFLRGCPFRCPYCQNYEILEGSDLLEVKVLKDKIENSIPFVSSLVISGGEPLIQKNIVKELASFAKKKGLLVGIHTNGFFPQVIDELLQESLVDAFFLDIKAPMNDPIAYGKAIGRDEYNLDLEPKMVIENITKSLDIISGSGAQLELRTTVVPGIVGSKEDIAAIGQLLSPYVKDKDIPYVIQQGLPENAMSEGLRDTKPFTREELLEMAKAAYPFLHNVWIRTKESGNEEVNF is encoded by the coding sequence ATGAACGCCAATTACGGCTCATATATACCCATTTCGACTGTAGACTGGCATGGGAAAGCGGCTGTAGCCCTCTTTTTGAGAGGATGTCCTTTCCGCTGCCCCTACTGCCAGAACTATGAGATCCTGGAAGGATCCGACCTTCTTGAAGTGAAGGTCCTGAAGGATAAAATTGAAAATTCGATTCCTTTTGTAAGCAGCCTTGTAATTTCCGGCGGAGAACCCCTGATACAAAAAAATATTGTGAAGGAACTGGCAAGCTTTGCTAAGAAAAAGGGATTGCTGGTTGGCATACACACCAATGGTTTTTTTCCACAGGTTATTGACGAACTCTTGCAGGAATCATTAGTAGACGCTTTTTTCCTGGATATCAAAGCGCCTATGAACGACCCTATAGCTTACGGCAAGGCCATTGGCCGTGATGAATATAACCTTGATCTGGAACCTAAAATGGTTATAGAAAATATTACAAAGAGCCTGGACATCATTTCCGGAAGTGGTGCACAGCTGGAGTTGAGGACTACTGTTGTACCCGGCATTGTGGGCAGCAAGGAGGATATTGCTGCTATAGGTCAGTTATTATCCCCTTATGTCAAGGACAAAGACATACCCTATGTGATACAACAGGGACTACCTGAAAATGCCATGTCTGAGGGCTTAAGAGATACAAAGCCTTTCACAAGGGAAGAATTGCTTGAGATGGCTAAAGCTGCATACCCTTTTCTACATAATGTCTGGATAAGGACAAAAGAATCAGGCAATGAAGAAGTTAACTTCTAA
- the thiL gene encoding thiamine-phosphate kinase: MRYTPVSKIGERPLISLISNIFRELPDGIILGAGPDDCAVIDIKESSYLVVTTDMLHRMTDFPWQMSPWQIGWMSAAVNLSDIAAMGARPLGVLAAIGLPIDTDVAFAEEIARGMRDCAREYDTAIIGGDIDTHDELTICGTALGTVPKEQLLTRKGAHVGDKVCVTGYAGAAGAALYALENDINAPDSVLKALLEPTPRINEAMKLASMGHVTSMMDTSDGIAMSLYDLSKSSEVGFRLQEKMLPLQPEVEELMSFNRENLYSMALYTGGDFELIFTVRPEGIEDVLKLGNISMIGEVVHQEKSISIQKSDGTVLQVERKGYEQLKIADNT; the protein is encoded by the coding sequence ATGAGATACACACCAGTTTCAAAAATTGGAGAAAGACCTCTGATATCCCTGATATCGAATATATTCCGTGAATTGCCTGATGGCATCATTTTAGGTGCCGGTCCCGATGACTGCGCAGTAATAGATATAAAAGAGAGTTCATATCTTGTAGTTACTACGGATATGCTGCATCGTATGACAGATTTTCCCTGGCAGATGAGCCCCTGGCAAATTGGATGGATGTCTGCTGCAGTTAACCTGAGTGATATTGCTGCTATGGGTGCCAGGCCACTAGGTGTACTGGCAGCTATAGGCCTTCCGATTGACACAGATGTCGCTTTTGCGGAAGAGATCGCCAGAGGCATGAGGGACTGTGCCAGAGAATATGACACTGCAATCATAGGCGGAGATATTGACACCCATGATGAACTTACTATTTGCGGTACAGCCCTTGGAACCGTGCCAAAGGAACAACTGCTTACAAGAAAAGGTGCGCATGTGGGCGACAAGGTATGTGTTACAGGATATGCAGGTGCTGCGGGTGCTGCCCTCTATGCTTTGGAAAACGATATTAACGCACCGGATAGTGTCCTTAAGGCTTTGCTCGAACCCACACCCCGAATAAATGAAGCAATGAAACTTGCATCCATGGGCCATGTGACAAGCATGATGGATACAAGTGATGGCATTGCAATGTCACTTTATGATCTTTCAAAATCCTCCGAAGTAGGATTCAGGCTTCAGGAAAAGATGCTACCCCTGCAGCCGGAGGTAGAAGAATTGATGTCTTTTAACAGGGAAAATCTATATTCTATGGCCCTTTATACAGGCGGTGATTTTGAACTGATCTTCACTGTGAGGCCAGAAGGCATTGAAGATGTGCTGAAACTGGGTAATATCAGTATGATCGGAGAGGTTGTACATCAGGAAAAATCGATCTCCATACAAAAGTCGGATGGTACTGTGTTGCAAGTGGAACGAAAAGGCTATGAACAGTTAAAGATAGCAGATAATACATAA
- a CDS encoding S-layer protein domain-containing protein, whose product MKTRLGFAIYLVLILLAGGAIAIPSISDHSPASDLTSTVGDSQDFSVNINETADVTWFLNGTLVNTDEAVTTSTYSNDDASAGVYNVTAVTQNANGTDQYIWIWTVNSTPLTITGYNPDDTTPESITGESVNFDVTLNQEAEIRWLINGTEVDTATGASDSYSNSTALAGRHNVTAVASNMNGTEQRTWDWTVTNATNETLSITDFRPTDTTPESTTGTPIEFNITLNQEAEIRWLINGTVVDTATGTSDLYTNSTAVPGTYNVTAAASNANGSAQQIWGWTVTSATNETLSITDFTPTDTTPESITGTSMEFNVTLNQEAEIRWLINGTVVDTTAGTSDSYSNSTAVPGTYNVTAAVSNANGSAQQIWDWKVSNAEIGSPEITGFTPEEDPASVVGAYQNFTVETNQDVDIEWYIDGDLEQTNESVSFAALNVSDKATGSYNVTAIASNENGDAQKRWTWTVASKTYLSGDRIWDADANQSLDYTWTALSYSGFYYDLDTGEGSETMTVHLDSRSDRSIDREDLEYETTPITTDFEYGNWGKYQVIGFMAEKYFAGYLDTTRFTDEISVMSDGILSKVLLDESDKKSLYAGSSLTLEQGYALNIVEVDVNGNNVYVTLSKDGSQVDETIVRDNGTYVYEAEMGDSNDVPIIAVHFGNVFLGTEASAVFIDAIFQISDEYISVDSGDSYGVMEVQTVSNEKITMQNDDSISLNKGKVTNIMGKLEFIVADDSTLRFAPFVDMSETGTYELRGTVSEEEAFEWTPLNFEGFYYNIDEGIGTEKLEITELSGRTIDDGNLVYTSTPEDVSFEYDDWGDFEVIGFMADKYFAGYPKNDFTNEVSLVSQGQLSKVLLDKSDKTSLVSGSSLVLEEGYALSIVEVDVNGDTVYIRLTKDGDQIDDDIISSDATYAYKMNVGDVDDVPVIAVHFQDVFQGTESSAVFVDGIFQISDEYVSVESGEAFGEMEVTGISETGITMENEDSISLSRDKEVSVMGDIKFKVADDSTVRFYPFVEVETAASEALIIDNNEVVTQGVPMNITVTSRGMAVGNATLKLDSENIGSTSNEGTLRYTPDQTGNFTITAEKDGYASATSNLEVISSQDESRKMTIDIIPEEVFEGTTVEFRVLKAIGGEAIEGAEVAFDGRPIGNTSSNGNITHTVTEVGIHKLTVSKPGLLDAELNFEVKELAARFTFTNLQISPLEVRAGDEATFSVDVSNTGTAPGNYTVELKINGTVADSQAVTLNNGNSTTLKFVHVEEEPGTYIASVRELNSTYEVLEKSGTIWYILGGIILLAAAGVGYLFTAGGWTVEMAKAKINEFIGSIR is encoded by the coding sequence ATGAAAACGCGTTTAGGTTTTGCTATATATTTAGTATTGATACTGCTGGCAGGTGGGGCAATTGCGATCCCAAGCATTTCTGACCACTCTCCAGCCAGCGATCTGACTTCAACAGTTGGTGATAGCCAAGATTTCAGTGTTAACATAAATGAAACTGCTGATGTTACCTGGTTTTTGAATGGGACACTGGTCAACACAGATGAAGCAGTAACCACTTCTACATATTCAAATGACGATGCATCCGCTGGAGTATATAATGTTACAGCAGTAACACAGAATGCCAATGGAACTGACCAGTATATCTGGATTTGGACTGTAAATAGTACACCTTTGACTATAACAGGCTACAACCCCGATGACACTACCCCAGAATCCATAACAGGAGAATCAGTAAATTTTGATGTCACACTCAACCAGGAAGCTGAGATAAGATGGCTTATTAACGGAACAGAAGTGGATACAGCAACAGGTGCTTCAGACTCATATTCAAACAGCACAGCTCTTGCCGGAAGACATAATGTAACGGCTGTTGCATCGAACATGAACGGTACTGAACAGAGAACCTGGGATTGGACGGTCACAAACGCAACAAATGAAACACTGTCCATTACAGATTTCAGGCCTACTGATACCACCCCAGAATCGACCACCGGAACTCCAATAGAATTTAATATTACACTCAACCAGGAAGCTGAGATAAGATGGCTGATCAATGGAACCGTTGTGGATACAGCAACCGGCACTTCTGATTTATATACTAACAGTACGGCTGTTCCAGGAACATATAATGTAACGGCAGCTGCATCGAATGCAAATGGCTCTGCTCAACAAATATGGGGTTGGACGGTCACAAGCGCAACAAATGAAACATTATCCATTACAGATTTTACACCCACTGACACCACTCCAGAATCTATCACAGGAACTTCAATGGAATTTAATGTTACACTCAACCAAGAAGCTGAGATAAGATGGCTGATCAATGGAACTGTTGTGGATACAACAGCTGGAACTTCTGATTCATATTCTAACAGTACGGCTGTTCCAGGAACATATAATGTAACGGCAGCTGTATCAAATGCAAATGGCTCTGCTCAACAGATATGGGACTGGAAGGTTTCAAATGCTGAGATCGGATCTCCCGAGATCACAGGTTTCACTCCTGAAGAGGACCCTGCAAGTGTGGTGGGTGCTTATCAGAATTTTACAGTTGAAACTAATCAGGATGTCGATATCGAATGGTATATCGATGGAGATCTGGAGCAAACCAACGAATCTGTATCATTTGCAGCATTAAATGTTTCGGATAAGGCTACAGGTTCCTATAATGTAACAGCGATAGCATCAAATGAAAATGGAGATGCTCAGAAGAGATGGACATGGACAGTAGCTTCAAAAACATATCTGAGTGGTGACCGTATATGGGACGCTGATGCCAATCAGTCTCTTGATTATACATGGACGGCCCTGAGCTACTCCGGTTTTTACTATGACCTTGATACAGGAGAAGGATCAGAGACCATGACCGTGCATCTTGACAGCAGGTCTGACAGATCTATTGACAGAGAGGATCTGGAGTATGAAACCACACCTATAACTACTGATTTTGAGTATGGCAATTGGGGTAAGTATCAGGTCATAGGTTTCATGGCCGAGAAATATTTCGCAGGATATCTGGACACTACTCGGTTTACTGACGAGATAAGTGTCATGTCGGACGGCATACTCTCTAAAGTGCTCTTAGATGAAAGTGATAAAAAATCACTATATGCAGGCTCAAGCCTTACCCTGGAACAAGGTTATGCCCTGAACATAGTAGAAGTAGACGTGAACGGTAACAATGTGTATGTAACCCTTTCCAAGGATGGCTCACAAGTTGATGAGACCATAGTAAGAGATAATGGTACCTATGTCTATGAAGCCGAAATGGGAGACAGTAATGATGTCCCAATAATAGCGGTGCATTTCGGCAATGTATTCCTGGGTACTGAGGCCAGTGCAGTGTTCATAGATGCTATTTTCCAGATATCTGATGAATACATAAGCGTTGATTCCGGTGACAGCTATGGGGTCATGGAAGTTCAGACCGTGAGCAACGAGAAGATAACCATGCAGAATGATGATTCGATCTCCCTCAATAAGGGCAAGGTAACCAATATAATGGGTAAACTGGAATTCATCGTTGCTGATGACTCTACTCTGAGATTTGCTCCTTTTGTTGACATGTCAGAAACTGGAACCTATGAACTAAGAGGTACTGTTTCAGAGGAAGAGGCCTTTGAATGGACACCTCTGAACTTCGAGGGGTTTTACTACAACATTGATGAGGGGATAGGCACCGAAAAACTTGAGATAACTGAATTATCCGGCAGGACCATTGACGACGGGAATCTGGTATATACTTCAACTCCGGAGGATGTGAGTTTCGAGTACGATGACTGGGGAGATTTTGAAGTAATAGGATTCATGGCTGACAAATACTTTGCAGGTTATCCAAAAAATGATTTCACAAATGAGGTAAGCCTTGTTTCACAGGGTCAGCTCTCCAAAGTGCTTCTGGACAAAAGTGATAAAACATCGTTAGTCTCAGGTTCATCTTTAGTACTGGAAGAGGGTTATGCACTGAGCATTGTAGAGGTTGACGTGAACGGCGACACAGTGTATATACGGCTTACAAAGGATGGCGATCAGATAGATGATGACATTATTTCCTCAGACGCGACCTATGCCTATAAAATGAATGTAGGGGATGTTGATGATGTACCTGTCATAGCGGTTCACTTCCAGGATGTATTCCAGGGAACAGAAAGTAGTGCTGTTTTTGTAGATGGCATCTTCCAGATATCAGATGAGTATGTATCTGTAGAAAGTGGTGAAGCCTTTGGTGAGATGGAAGTGACCGGTATCTCGGAAACCGGCATTACAATGGAGAACGAAGATTCAATATCACTTTCAAGGGACAAAGAAGTCTCTGTTATGGGTGACATTAAGTTCAAGGTGGCTGATGACAGTACTGTACGGTTCTATCCCTTCGTGGAAGTGGAAACAGCTGCATCTGAAGCACTCATTATAGATAATAATGAGGTAGTAACCCAGGGCGTTCCAATGAATATAACGGTCACTTCCAGAGGTATGGCTGTAGGCAATGCCACGTTGAAATTAGATAGCGAAAATATTGGCTCCACTTCTAATGAAGGAACACTCCGATATACACCCGATCAAACTGGTAACTTCACCATCACTGCAGAAAAAGATGGATATGCCTCTGCAACCTCGAATTTAGAGGTAATATCTTCTCAGGATGAATCAAGAAAGATGACCATCGATATCATTCCAGAAGAAGTTTTTGAAGGAACTACTGTTGAATTCCGCGTACTTAAGGCAATCGGCGGAGAAGCCATTGAAGGAGCAGAAGTGGCTTTCGATGGTAGGCCTATAGGTAACACTTCAAGTAATGGTAACATTACCCATACGGTTACAGAAGTGGGCATACACAAGCTGACTGTTTCAAAGCCCGGATTATTGGACGCAGAACTTAACTTTGAGGTAAAGGAGCTTGCTGCCAGGTTCACCTTTACGAACCTGCAGATATCACCCCTTGAAGTGAGAGCCGGAGATGAGGCAACTTTCTCTGTGGATGTATCGAACACTGGCACAGCACCTGGGAACTATACTGTTGAACTGAAGATCAATGGTACTGTGGCAGACTCCCAAGCAGTGACACTTAACAACGGAAATTCCACAACACTAAAATTCGTCCATGTGGAAGAGGAGCCAGGTACATACATTGCTTCAGTGCGTGAACTGAACAGTACCTATGAAGTACTTGAGAAATCAGGTACTATATGGTATATCCTAGGGGGTATAATCCTGCTGGCTGCAGCAGGGGTTGGATACCTCTTTACAGCTGGCGGCTGGACAGTGGAAATGGCAAAGGCGAAAATAAATGAATTTATCGGTTCTATCCGATAA
- a CDS encoding ABC transporter permease, with the protein MIKKIIHAVKSRAVETISIVSALLLWQMTADLIVRNKFFLPSVLDVISAALMIVQRPSVLEIGALAIEIPVVLVDLLQSLLHFSIGMVAALFVGIPVGMIMGWFTTLNRVLDPIIEMLRPIPPLAWIPFAIIWLGLTPVSAGFLIFIGAVFPIIINTFTGLKNVPRIYVEAAKVLGCRQDRDLIRYVALPSALPSIAAGIRIAMGVGWMCLVAAEMFGVSKYGLGFKIWHHYHLHQMDLVLVYMMVLGLLGLLIDKTLRYVIDEHLLKWQAGVVR; encoded by the coding sequence ATGATAAAAAAAATAATACACGCAGTAAAGAGCAGAGCAGTGGAGACCATTTCCATAGTCTCTGCCCTTCTGCTGTGGCAAATGACAGCGGATCTTATAGTTCGCAATAAGTTCTTTCTGCCAAGTGTCCTTGATGTAATTTCTGCTGCATTAATGATAGTTCAGCGCCCATCGGTTTTAGAAATAGGGGCATTGGCCATAGAAATACCGGTGGTTTTAGTTGACCTCTTGCAAAGCCTGTTACATTTTTCCATAGGCATGGTAGCAGCCTTGTTCGTAGGAATACCCGTAGGCATGATCATGGGCTGGTTCACAACATTGAACAGAGTACTTGATCCGATCATTGAGATGTTAAGGCCTATACCCCCACTTGCCTGGATACCTTTTGCGATAATATGGCTGGGCCTCACTCCTGTATCAGCCGGTTTTCTGATCTTTATTGGAGCTGTGTTTCCCATTATTATTAACACTTTCACAGGCCTTAAGAACGTACCACGGATATATGTAGAAGCTGCCAAGGTACTTGGATGCAGGCAGGACCGTGATCTTATAAGATACGTTGCCCTTCCTTCTGCTCTACCGTCAATTGCAGCTGGTATAAGGATAGCTATGGGCGTGGGGTGGATGTGCCTGGTGGCTGCGGAGATGTTCGGTGTGAGCAAATACGGACTAGGTTTCAAGATATGGCATCATTACCACCTTCATCAGATGGACTTGGTGCTCGTATACATGATGGTCCTGGGCCTTCTGGGGCTTTTGATTGACAAGACCCTCAGATATGTTATCGATGAACACCTGCTCAAATGGCAGGCAGGAGTTGTCAGATAA
- a CDS encoding helix-turn-helix domain-containing protein, translated as MESSDEVVDAILASYEEFQKTLSRVMKEDLGLNAVEFAQEANMPASTLYKIMSGKREPNMKTLRQIVRTIKRLQNSEKGSFIAVIAARPVLDNIRETKKKIGGNLCTIREYSATSIEEAIIAAVKAEREGARALVCAPIVSSTVEKILRIPVATIMPKNSLIEAIERVSKKIG; from the coding sequence ATGGAATCATCAGATGAAGTAGTAGATGCTATACTGGCCTCTTATGAGGAGTTCCAAAAAACATTATCCAGGGTAATGAAAGAAGATTTGGGTTTGAATGCGGTGGAATTTGCTCAGGAGGCAAATATGCCTGCAAGTACTTTGTATAAGATAATGTCAGGCAAAAGAGAGCCTAACATGAAAACATTGAGACAGATAGTCAGAACCATAAAAAGACTGCAAAATTCTGAAAAAGGAAGTTTTATCGCGGTAATTGCTGCAAGACCTGTGCTTGATAATATAAGAGAGACAAAGAAAAAGATAGGGGGAAACCTCTGTACTATCAGGGAATATTCTGCAACCTCTATAGAGGAAGCCATAATTGCAGCAGTTAAAGCAGAACGTGAAGGAGCTCGTGCACTGGTATGTGCACCAATTGTAAGTTCAACAGTAGAAAAAATATTGAGGATTCCGGTGGCTACCATCATGCCAAAGAACAGCCTGATAGAGGCAATAGAAAGAGTGTCAAAAAAAATAGGTTAA
- a CDS encoding ABC transporter ATP-binding protein — MGKVEINNITRVFRKEGAPETLALDNVSLNINDKEFVCFVGPSGCGKTTLLRIIAGLDTPDSGEILLDGAKISIPDSKRGMVFQEYSLFPWRNVTENIIFGPEMKGIPRKKAKEDTEKYLELVGLTQFRNSFPHELSGGMRQRVAIARALANEPEVLLMDEPFGALDAQTRNALQYQLLDIWDKKHITILFVTHSVDEAVFLADRIVIMTARPGKIKEVINVGLPRPRIRTSPEANQLRTTVLKLLSEERKERID; from the coding sequence ATGGGAAAAGTAGAAATAAACAATATTACCCGCGTGTTCAGAAAAGAAGGTGCACCTGAAACCCTTGCATTAGATAACGTGAGTCTTAACATAAATGATAAGGAGTTTGTATGTTTCGTTGGACCTTCTGGTTGCGGTAAGACCACTCTTCTGCGCATTATTGCCGGACTTGATACTCCAGATTCAGGAGAAATACTATTGGATGGAGCAAAAATATCCATACCGGACTCAAAAAGAGGCATGGTATTTCAGGAATATTCGCTGTTCCCCTGGAGAAACGTCACCGAAAACATCATCTTTGGCCCGGAAATGAAAGGCATTCCCAGAAAAAAAGCGAAAGAAGATACTGAAAAATACCTTGAGCTGGTGGGCCTTACCCAGTTCAGGAATAGTTTCCCTCATGAACTATCCGGAGGTATGCGACAAAGAGTTGCTATTGCCCGTGCACTTGCAAATGAACCGGAAGTATTGCTCATGGATGAACCTTTCGGTGCACTGGATGCTCAGACAAGGAACGCGTTACAGTATCAGTTGCTGGATATATGGGATAAGAAGCACATAACCATCCTATTCGTCACCCATAGTGTGGATGAAGCTGTATTTTTGGCCGACAGGATAGTAATTATGACAGCAAGGCCCGGAAAGATTAAAGAAGTAATAAATGTGGGTCTTCCACGTCCCAGAATACGAACAAGCCCTGAAGCAAACCAGCTGAGGACCACCGTATTAAAATTACTTTCCGAAGAAAGAAAGGAAAGAATTGATTAA
- a CDS encoding ABC transporter substrate-binding protein → MYSKQINKIIGAILIITAMMAIAFISGCTEPQQKKELTEIKFGYQPSTHQIAYLTAKDKGMWNTSLAPLGIVKTSDNLFPSGAPEMTAMLSGDLDVAYVGAAPFISALSEGLDAKIVAAVQVQGSDLVVRTGVPYEKPEDLKGLKIATFPPGTIQDTLLRNWLKTNNIDPDRDVTILPMTSADAVTAISAGQVDAVFLPHPSPTEIKEKGYGRTVIQSGEIMPNHACCVVVVSGDLIKNHPEVVKQIVKTHVDATEYNNAHPDEAAQIYAADQQMNITIVQHSINEWDGTWVSDPHLIVNSTVDYANIQYELGYIKKPLTEKDIFDMSFYDSLQN, encoded by the coding sequence ATGTACAGCAAACAAATTAACAAAATAATAGGGGCCATTTTAATCATCACTGCTATGATGGCTATTGCATTTATTTCAGGTTGCACTGAACCTCAACAGAAAAAGGAACTGACAGAGATAAAATTCGGATACCAGCCCAGTACTCATCAGATAGCGTATCTGACAGCAAAGGACAAAGGCATGTGGAACACGAGCCTGGCACCTTTGGGTATAGTGAAAACAAGTGATAATCTGTTCCCAAGTGGAGCCCCCGAAATGACAGCTATGCTTTCAGGAGACCTTGACGTGGCGTATGTGGGGGCCGCACCATTCATATCTGCTCTGAGTGAGGGGCTCGATGCCAAAATAGTGGCTGCTGTTCAGGTACAGGGCTCTGATCTCGTAGTACGCACAGGTGTACCTTATGAGAAGCCTGAAGATCTCAAAGGACTGAAGATAGCTACATTCCCGCCAGGGACTATTCAGGATACACTGCTTAGAAACTGGCTGAAAACAAATAACATTGACCCGGACAGAGATGTGACCATCCTGCCTATGACATCTGCAGACGCTGTAACAGCCATCTCAGCCGGCCAGGTGGATGCTGTGTTCCTGCCACATCCCTCACCAACTGAAATAAAGGAAAAGGGTTATGGAAGAACTGTAATCCAGTCCGGAGAGATCATGCCTAACCATGCATGTTGTGTCGTTGTGGTCAGTGGAGATCTCATCAAGAATCACCCTGAAGTAGTGAAGCAGATAGTTAAGACACATGTAGATGCTACAGAGTACAACAATGCGCATCCTGATGAAGCGGCCCAGATCTATGCGGCTGATCAGCAAATGAATATAACCATTGTCCAGCACTCAATTAATGAATGGGATGGCACATGGGTGTCAGATCCGCATCTGATCGTAAACTCAACAGTGGATTATGCAAATATACAGTATGAACTGGGATATATAAAGAAACCACTAACGGAAAAAGATATATTTGATATGTCTTTTTATGATTCCTTACAAAACTAA
- a CDS encoding DUF583 domain-containing protein, with protein MNTEFIKYHPGSNTYIIQKKAYFENSVLLKGNLIVGASCNFWQELRVEGNLELGKNSLVKGDVQAHNAIIGPHCEIRGSLQVDKDLTLMDDVDIAGSATCGGQMLVRPGCSVGFVKAETLLELVGKVSIKDIEAGTKVIVRSE; from the coding sequence ATGAATACAGAATTTATCAAATACCATCCCGGTTCTAATACCTACATCATCCAGAAAAAAGCATACTTTGAGAATAGTGTTCTGCTCAAAGGCAATCTGATAGTCGGCGCAAGCTGTAACTTCTGGCAGGAACTGAGAGTTGAAGGAAATCTGGAACTTGGGAAGAACTCTCTGGTCAAAGGGGATGTGCAGGCACATAATGCGATCATTGGTCCGCACTGTGAGATAAGGGGTAGCTTACAGGTGGACAAAGACCTTACACTAATGGATGATGTCGATATCGCAGGTTCTGCTACATGTGGTGGGCAGATGCTTGTGCGACCAGGCTGTTCGGTGGGTTTTGTAAAAGCTGAGACACTATTGGAACTGGTAGGCAAGGTCAGCATAAAGGATATAGAGGCCGGAACGAAAGTGATAGTACGTTCCGAATGA